The Verrucomicrobiota bacterium genome includes a window with the following:
- a CDS encoding glutamine amidotransferase, whose product MFATLQWRPHLSPLWCGLLIAAVAVWLWYIHRRMLTRVDERRARWLLLPKILLTLLLLTALFEPVWMVEKQENARGKILALVDASSSMEVVDDGKLSRLTRARSLVQKLKKDFPSDIQIDELDFNTEPVKAGDGTKGPAPRGTDIGGVLVALAERKDINAYLGAVLLTDGGDEKVEGNLLPPIPLFAIGISAPPETWSDVAIVDVSHPPSVEKGIEFEVNVDIEARMGTSKTFVRELRSVPVTLEEQVDGNWRVLDTKNLNLENRRARARFNATNRDLGLRNFRVKVQPVRGEVTELNNVRHFAVEAQKKSLHLLYFSRELGMDFKMLRSELARDPGIAFTALFRTMSEKFTLQGERFPGDEDLEAGFPANLKTLQLYDCIVLGSFPAEDWTPEQIKTLVKYVEEGGVVIFMGGNKSYGLGGYAKTEMAALFPWQVADNEPDMLTGMYPIKVPPSAMGHPMLGSVEETVVREGAVIESLHQLGDLKPGATVLLETRLGNRSVPVVAMQNFGKGRILALASNTLWKWMVRSEMLKAAHGMFWRQAVRNLTGKEEGGRFFSVKWDKDAYRPGEQASPEIRVAGQTASEGIRFTASLTAKTFGTPVSVEPLQGQVNTWTAKVRLKERGNYFFKLTAMRGENVLETYEKVLRIAPLVDEGAHLDMDEAFLKKLTERGSGAFYRETETDQFVKRVSTGFGRKKISVEASLAQAGPWFAFIFILILLAEWIMRRRMNLI is encoded by the coding sequence TTGTTCGCAACCTTACAATGGCGACCGCACCTGAGTCCACTCTGGTGCGGTTTGCTGATTGCGGCGGTTGCGGTGTGGCTTTGGTACATCCATCGTCGCATGTTGACCCGCGTGGATGAGCGTCGCGCGCGGTGGTTGCTGCTGCCCAAAATCCTGCTCACCCTGCTGCTGCTGACGGCGCTGTTCGAGCCGGTCTGGATGGTTGAAAAGCAGGAGAATGCCCGCGGCAAAATTCTCGCCCTGGTGGATGCCTCGTCTTCCATGGAGGTGGTGGATGACGGCAAACTATCCCGGCTGACTCGCGCCCGAAGTCTGGTTCAAAAACTCAAAAAGGATTTCCCCTCGGATATCCAGATTGACGAACTGGATTTCAACACCGAACCGGTCAAGGCAGGGGATGGCACCAAGGGACCAGCCCCGCGCGGGACCGACATCGGCGGGGTGCTGGTTGCCCTGGCGGAGCGCAAGGATATCAATGCGTATTTGGGCGCGGTGCTGTTGACGGATGGCGGCGATGAAAAAGTCGAAGGCAATCTGCTTCCTCCCATTCCATTGTTTGCCATCGGAATATCCGCCCCGCCGGAAACATGGAGTGACGTTGCCATCGTGGATGTATCGCATCCGCCATCGGTCGAGAAAGGCATCGAGTTTGAGGTGAACGTGGACATTGAGGCGCGGATGGGGACCTCGAAGACATTTGTGCGTGAATTGCGGAGTGTGCCCGTCACCCTTGAGGAACAAGTGGATGGCAATTGGCGGGTCTTGGATACCAAGAACCTGAACTTGGAGAATCGTCGGGCGCGCGCCCGGTTTAATGCCACTAACCGCGACCTTGGCCTGCGTAATTTTCGCGTCAAAGTCCAGCCGGTGCGCGGTGAAGTGACCGAGTTGAACAACGTCCGGCACTTTGCCGTGGAAGCCCAAAAGAAATCGCTGCATCTGCTGTATTTCTCCCGCGAACTCGGCATGGACTTCAAGATGTTGCGTTCCGAGCTGGCGCGTGATCCCGGCATTGCCTTCACTGCGCTCTTTCGTACCATGAGCGAGAAGTTCACCCTGCAAGGCGAGCGTTTTCCCGGCGATGAAGATCTGGAGGCAGGCTTTCCCGCTAATCTCAAGACGCTCCAGCTTTATGATTGCATCGTGCTCGGTTCTTTCCCTGCGGAAGATTGGACGCCCGAGCAAATCAAAACTCTGGTTAAATACGTGGAAGAAGGCGGCGTGGTTATTTTCATGGGAGGGAACAAGTCGTATGGTTTGGGCGGTTACGCCAAGACCGAGATGGCCGCGCTCTTCCCTTGGCAAGTCGCCGATAACGAGCCCGACATGCTGACCGGCATGTATCCCATCAAGGTGCCACCATCCGCCATGGGGCATCCGATGCTGGGCAGCGTCGAAGAAACAGTGGTGCGTGAAGGGGCCGTGATTGAAAGCCTCCACCAGTTGGGCGACCTGAAACCTGGCGCAACGGTCCTGCTGGAAACCCGCCTTGGTAATCGCTCCGTCCCGGTGGTGGCCATGCAAAACTTTGGCAAAGGCCGTATTCTGGCTCTGGCCTCCAATACGTTATGGAAGTGGATGGTGCGTTCTGAAATGTTAAAAGCCGCCCATGGCATGTTCTGGCGGCAAGCGGTGCGTAACCTCACCGGCAAGGAAGAGGGCGGGCGCTTCTTCTCGGTCAAGTGGGACAAAGATGCGTATCGCCCCGGGGAACAGGCTTCGCCCGAGATTCGTGTCGCCGGTCAGACGGCCAGCGAAGGGATTCGTTTTACCGCCAGCCTAACGGCGAAAACCTTTGGTACCCCGGTCTCCGTTGAACCGCTTCAAGGCCAAGTCAACACCTGGACCGCCAAAGTCCGGCTCAAAGAGCGCGGCAATTACTTCTTCAAACTCACCGCCATGCGCGGCGAAAATGTATTGGAAACCTATGAGAAAGTGTTGCGCATCGCCCCGTTGGTGGATGAAGGCGCTCATCTGGATATGGATGAAGCCTTCCTCAAAAAACTAACCGAACGGGGCTCCGGCGCGTTCTACCGCGAAACCGAGACGGATCAATTCGTCAAGCGCGTCTCCACCGGTTTTGGTCGCAAAAAGATCTCCGTCGAGGCCAGTCTGGCGCAGGCCGGCCCCTGGTTCGCCTTTATTTTCATTCTCATCCTATTGGCCGAGTGGATCATGCGCCGCCGGATGAACCTTATATAA